The window AAACGCCGTTTCATTCCACCTGAAAGTTGTCTTAAGCGGGCTTCCCGTTTTTCTTCTAAGCCGAGGCGAGAGATGAGTTCATTCACTCGCTTTTTCGCCTTTTCTTTGGGAATACCATAATATCCTGCTTGAAAATATAGCAGTTTATCTAAGGGAAAAAACCAATCTTGGGTGAACTCTTGGGCAGAGATGCCCACTTGTGAGCGGGTAAACCGATAATCTTTAACCGTGTCTTTTCCAAAGATTTCAGAGTTACCTTCATTTTTTCTTACGAGACCTGTGAGAATATTTATTGTGGTCGTTTTTCCGGCGCCATTGGGTCCTAATAGTCCAAAAAATTCTCCATCACCAATGGTTAAGTCAATTCCTTTAAGGGCGACTGTATCTTCGTAGCTTTTTTTAAGATTCCGAATTGATATGGCAGGCGTCATTTATCCTCAACATCAAACCCGATTGGGGTATCAAATGGAAATGGGAAATCAAATCCTTCGACACCTGGGAAGTGAACCACAGAAGCTATAAATCCCCAGGGAATTAACATAGAAGCGGTCACTTTTTTTTCTCTCGTTGATTTCCCCTTTTTAATTATCGGTACCTTAAAAGAGGGATGCTCTACCCATAAGCCATACTCATCATAACCCACTACTTTCACATAAATTTTATTTTTTTCGATGCCCAATTCTTTTAATGGATCGTGTCCATCTAATACGAGCAATACCACATCATCAAGAATTTCGTCAATTTTCATGGGAGGTTTATCCATAGCAGATTCCTTTAGTTTTGGATTATGATTTTATACACGCCGCCATTATAATCTATAATATATAATTCACCATCTGCATCTTCTCCAAAGGATGAAATATAATTAGTGAATTCACCTTCAGCGAGATTGATTTCTTCCGTTCTATTTTGGAACTCAACTGCTTTCCCATTCTCCACTTTAAATGACCAAACATTCCCGGAACAGTAGTCACCAAATAGATAAGTGCCTTGCAGCCCTTTAATTTTTTTACCGCGGTAAACATAGCCGCCAGTGACAGAACATCCATCCACATCAGGTTGATCCATTCCTGTTAAAGTACGCATATAATTGGCATCGTTAGGGTATTCCAAGATTGGCTGTGTTAGGCCAGATTCGTTGCAATTATCTTCAGGATTGTAACAGTGTCGCGCCTCCATAATCCGCCAACCATAATTCACACCGCCTTTACTTTTTGCCGGCTCATAGTTGATTTCTTCCCATTTGTTTTGTCCCACATCACCGTAGAAAATATCTCCATTCTTCCGGTCGAATGAAAATCGCCATACATTGCGCAATCCCCATGCCCAGATTTCACCACGTTTATTTTCCTGTCCATAATATGGATTGGATTTTGGGATACCATAAGGTGTTTGATTTACATCAATACGAATCACCTTCCCGAAAATAGTATTTAGATCCTGCCCTGCATTATTTGGATCACCAGCTTTACCGCCATCGCCGATTGAAATATAAAGGTATCCATCTGGACCAAAAGCCATGTGGCCACCATTATGGTTGGAAAAGGGCTGTTTTAAATCAAATAGAATTCTTTCGGATGAATGGTTAGCCCTTTGCTTATTTTTTACTGTGAATTCTGAAACCACCGTATAGCCATCATTATTCATATAATTGATATAAAATTTTCCATTTTTAGTATGATTGGGATGAAAAGCAAAGCCAAGGAGACCTCGCTCATCTCCAGGGCGGCTTGGGTTCACGACCTGTTTTTTAATATCTAAAAATGGCCGTTTAAGTTTTTCCCCATTTTCGATAACAATGATTCGTCCCGCTTGTTCTACCACATATAGTAAGTTGGAATCCGTTGGATATGAGGTAATAAAAAGTGGTTTTTTAAATCCATCGGCAATTTCGATGGATGAAAGGGATGGCGATTGACCAAATAGTAGAATAGGAAAAATGAATAGAATTTGTTTTAACATAGGGGAAATTAATAAAAAATTATCAAAATCTCCTGACATTGATTTGAGGTCAGGAGGCCTCAAAAGGTCTTTGTTTATTCATTAATTATTTCTTTCATGATATTATTTTTAAAAATTCTTCTTCGGTCAAAACCGGAATTCCCAAATCTTTCGCTTTTTTTAGTTTGGATCCAGCCCCGAGCCCTGCCACCACATAATCAGTTTTTTTACTCACAGAACCGCTGGCACGGCCACCATGAGATTCGGTCATTTCTTTTGCATTATTGCGACTGAATTGAGTAAGCGCCCCTGTAAAAACAATCGTTTTTCCGTCTAAAATATTACTTTTGGGGCCTGCAACCTTTTCTAACTGAATCCCGAGGCTAAGGCACGATTCAACCACATCAACATTAGTGCAGTCAGACCAGAATTTGGTAATTGTTTCAGCAACGATTGGGCCTACTTCATCAATAGCTTCTAAATTTTCAACAGAAGCAGAAATGAATTTTTCAATATCCCCGGTAAAAGCTTGTTCCAGTATTTTAGAAATATGTACACCTACATTTCGAATCCCAAGGGCATAAATAAAACGGGCAAAAGTTGTTTGCTTTCCAGTCTGGATGGCAGCGAGAATATTTTGTGCAGATTTGTCGGCCATTCGTTCCAGGTTTAACAGATCATCATAACTGAGTTTAAAAATATCATCCACGGTAAGAATCAGTTTTTTGTTCACTAATTGATCCACCAATTTTTCACCGAAACCATCTATATCTAAGGCAGTTT of the Candidatus Neomarinimicrobiota bacterium genome contains:
- a CDS encoding ABC transporter ATP-binding protein; protein product: MTPAISIRNLKKSYEDTVALKGIDLTIGDGEFFGLLGPNGAGKTTTINILTGLVRKNEGNSEIFGKDTVKDYRFTRSQVGISAQEFTQDWFFPLDKLLYFQAGYYGIPKEKAKKRVNELISRLGLEEKREARLRQLSGGMKRR
- a CDS encoding glucose dehydrogenase, which codes for MLKQILFIFPILLFGQSPSLSSIEIADGFKKPLFITSYPTDSNLLYVVEQAGRIIVIENGEKLKRPFLDIKKQVVNPSRPGDERGLLGFAFHPNHTKNGKFYINYMNNDGYTVVSEFTVKNKQRANHSSERILFDLKQPFSNHNGGHMAFGPDGYLYISIGDGGKAGDPNNAGQDLNTIFGKVIRIDVNQTPYGIPKSNPYYGQENKRGEIWAWGLRNVWRFSFDRKNGDIFYGDVGQNKWEEINYEPAKSKGGVNYGWRIMEARHCYNPEDNCNESGLTQPILEYPNDANYMRTLTGMDQPDVDGCSVTGGYVYRGKKIKGLQGTYLFGDYCSGNVWSFKVENGKAVEFQNRTEEINLAEGEFTNYISSFGEDADGELYIIDYNGGVYKIIIQN